The Microcebus murinus isolate Inina chromosome 4, M.murinus_Inina_mat1.0, whole genome shotgun sequence genome has a segment encoding these proteins:
- the LOC105883505 gene encoding hemoglobin subunit epsilon, which produces MVHFTAEEKSTILSLWGKVNVEEAGGEALGRLLVVYPWTQRFFDSFGNLSSASAIMGNPKVKAHGKKVLTSFGEAVKNMDNLKPAFAKLSELHCDKLHVDPENFKLLGNVMVIILATHFGKEFTPDVQAAWQKLVSGVATALAHKYH; this is translated from the exons ATGGTGCATTTTACTGCTGAAGAAAAGTCTACCATCCTGAGCCTGTGGGGCAAGGTGAATGTTGAAGAGGCTGGAGGCGAAGCCTTGGGCAG GCTCCTCGTTGTCTACCCTTGGACCCAGAGATTCTTTGATAGCTTTGGAAACCTGTCCTCTGCCTCTGCCATCATGGGCAACCCCAAGGTCAAGGCCCATGGCAAGAAGGTGCTGACTTCCTTTGGAGAGGCTGTCAAAAACATGGACAACCTCAAGCCTGCCTTTGCTAAGCTGAGTGAGCTGCACTGTGACAAACTGCATGTGGATCCTGAGAACTTCAAG CTCCTGGGAAACGTGATGGTGATTATTCTGGCTACTCATTTTGGCAAGGAATTCACCCCTGACGTACAGGCTGCCTGGCAGAAACTAGTGTCTGGCGTCGCCACTGCTCTGGCCCACAAGTACCACTGA
- the LOC105883506 gene encoding hemoglobin subunit gamma, translated as MVHFTAEEKAIITSLWGKVNVEEAGGEALGRLLVVYPWTQRFFDNFGNLSSASAIMGNPKVKAHGKKVLTSLGEAIKNMDDLKGTFAHLSELHCDRLHVDPENFKLLGNELVIVLAKYFGKEFTPQVQAAWQKMVAGVSIALAHKYH; from the exons ATGGTTCATTTTACTGCGGAAGAGAAGGCTATTATCACAAGCCTGTGGGGCAAGGTGAATGTGGAAGAGGCTGGAGGAGAAGCCCTGGGAAG ACTCCTGGTTGTCTACCCATGGACCCAGAGGTTCTTTGACAACTTTGGAAACTTGTCCTCTGCCTCTGCCATCATGGGCAACCCTAAGGTCAAGGCCCATGGCAAGAAGGTGCTGACTTCCTTGGGAGAAGCTATAAAGAACATGGATGATCTCAAGGGCACCTTTGCCCACCTGAGTGAGTTGCACTGTGACAGGCTGCATGTAGACCCTGAAAACTTTAAG CTCCTGGGAAATGAGCTGGTGATTGTCTTGGCGAAGTATTTTGGCAAGGAATTCACCCCGCAGGTGCAGGCTGCCTGGCAGAAGATGGTTGCTGGAGTGTCCATTGCTCTGGCCCATAAGTACCACTGA